A genomic segment from Nocardia cyriacigeorgica GUH-2 encodes:
- a CDS encoding helix-turn-helix domain-containing protein, with product MHETQSTLGSMLGKARLDAGMTQQAVASQCRVSRSYIAHIEAGRATPPDRRFWMAADAAVRAGGTLVSAYDAHTGRRFTVDPNPADLHLSLDLKAWIDMNRRELLSFLAAAGTLPAAAVLAGLDEPERARLGYALGGRVDEAAIRQLEAVCDVTAQQYEAFGPRAVAAIRRGQAELVETLLPDCPSKLKPRLHAVRASLARVIGWQAYDAGDIRTATTHYEVARKAADDAGDPALTALVLCNASLAATRDGRPGLGVDHATAAHWWATRAGDRLLAAYALDMAAEAHAERGDARETRSALAEADDLVHTAESDMPSWVFDRAIHAGFASECLVKLGDRQPAVDAARDCVDLIDPAYALSRGFADIGLAAALCHAGDIDEAAALTRTTSTVATAYGSPRLATEVHATHTALRAAAPNSTAVRELDAALAV from the coding sequence ATGCACGAGACACAATCGACGTTGGGTTCGATGCTGGGGAAAGCCCGCCTCGATGCGGGGATGACCCAACAGGCGGTCGCCAGTCAGTGCCGTGTTTCCCGCTCCTACATCGCCCATATCGAAGCCGGGCGAGCAACGCCGCCGGATCGCCGGTTCTGGATGGCCGCCGATGCGGCCGTGCGCGCCGGCGGAACGCTCGTCAGCGCATACGACGCGCACACCGGGCGACGGTTCACCGTGGACCCCAACCCGGCGGACCTGCACCTGTCCCTCGACCTGAAGGCGTGGATCGACATGAACCGACGAGAGCTGTTGAGTTTCCTCGCCGCCGCCGGGACACTTCCGGCGGCCGCGGTGCTGGCCGGGCTCGACGAGCCCGAACGCGCCCGGCTCGGGTACGCGCTCGGCGGCCGAGTCGACGAAGCCGCGATCCGCCAGCTCGAGGCGGTCTGCGATGTGACCGCCCAGCAATACGAGGCATTCGGCCCGCGAGCGGTCGCCGCGATCCGGCGCGGGCAGGCCGAGCTCGTCGAAACGCTGCTGCCCGACTGCCCTTCCAAGCTCAAACCGCGCCTGCACGCCGTGCGGGCCTCGCTGGCCCGGGTGATCGGCTGGCAAGCCTACGACGCCGGCGACATCCGCACTGCGACCACGCATTACGAGGTCGCCCGCAAAGCCGCCGACGACGCCGGAGACCCGGCACTGACCGCACTAGTGCTCTGCAACGCCTCCCTCGCCGCCACCCGCGACGGACGCCCCGGCCTCGGAGTCGACCACGCCACCGCCGCACACTGGTGGGCCACCCGCGCCGGCGACCGCCTACTCGCCGCCTACGCCCTCGACATGGCCGCCGAAGCCCACGCCGAACGCGGCGACGCACGCGAAACCCGCTCCGCCCTCGCCGAAGCCGACGACCTCGTCCACACGGCCGAATCCGACATGCCGAGCTGGGTATTCGATCGCGCGATCCACGCCGGATTCGCCTCCGAATGCCTGGTCAAACTCGGTGACCGCCAGCCCGCGGTCGACGCCGCCCGCGACTGCGTCGACCTGATCGACCCCGCCTACGCCCTCTCGCGCGGCTTCGCCGACATCGGCCTGGCCGCAGCGCTGTGCCACGCAGGCGACATCGACGAAGCAGCCGCACTCACCCGCACCACCAGCACCGTCGCCACCGCCTACGGCTCACCCCGCCTCGCCACCGAGGTCCACGCCACCCACACAGCCCTGCGCGCTGCCGCACCCAACTCCACTGCCGTCCGCGAACTCGACGCCGCCCTCGCGGTCTGA